Within Aspergillus oryzae RIB40 DNA, chromosome 2, the genomic segment ATTGAACGGCGATTTTGCGAAAGGATCCGAACCTGGAGGGTTCCTGTTCTGTAATTGTGGAAGACTCTGTCCTTCACGAGAGGGTAGAGATGAGGGCGTGTAATAGTGTTGCTGTGGGCCAGCCGATGGCCTGGCGGGCACTTCTTCAATTGCAGATTGATGATTTTGGTGTTGCTCTACTGGTACGAGTGGTGTACAGCCGCGACCCTGTTGATCATTAGAGATTGTGATAATTGGAGATCGTTCTGTGCGGAGACTTACCTTTTTTTGCACATTGTTTGTGATACGAGGCCTTTTCGCTTGTCGAATGTCTCGGAATGGAGTACCTTCAATATCGACGTCCAACTGAACCAGGAAAGATTCAGTCAAggggttcttgttcttcatggcATCGAGTGCGGTGAAGACAAATCCGAGAGAGGAACGAGCAGCTGAGTCGTCGGGGCGGGATTTAAGATACTGTACGAAGACGCGCGCAGCGACATAGACAGAGTATGACATGAAAGGATTTAACTAGAATCGATCAGCCCATGACAATAGCAAAGTGACGGGACAATGGTCTCAGACTTACAGCCGTTAGGTCCATGTGGctgatcatcttcataaTATTAGAGATTTGATCAGCAGCGACAATACACCTTCGTTTACTTTCAGTGATGATCTGCTCGGGCATCCGGTTTTTCTCCGCCTTGAAGATAGCGGCTTGATGAAGGCATATCGTGGAAGTATGGATCGCCATGTTACAGAAGATGACATTAGGATCAGACATTCCAGCCGGTAGTCGGAGATGGTTGGGCATTGCTAGGGCAAAATGCAGTAGTACGTTATCGTGCGATCTGTGCCGCTGCCAGTACAACCCATTCAGGTCATGGTCGTTGTCTTGAGGATCAGGGCGATGCAGGTGCGAGAGATTCCGTCCGAACATGTATGCCATGAAAGAAACACTACCGAAAGACGACAAGGTGGAGAGTCCATCACCCGCCAAAATGTCCTCAACGCGTAGAGTCCTCTGTGGTTTGCTCTTGACGAATGCTTCTTCGGTAGCAGGTAAGTTCGTCTTGACCTACTCAGACGAGATTAGCCATTGGACTtgaacaaaaataaaaaaaagaaagaaagaaaaagaaaggatattaGAAGAGGCATCACTGACATCTCTCTCGTCGATAAGAACTGGCCACCCGGTCCCGACGCTTGCAAAACGATCGATACAGAAAGCCATCCAGAACACCCTACGTCgttcttccttctctgtCCAATCTCTTGCTGGCGGTAATGACTGTTTTACCTCAAGACCCATACCATCCAATCGATTCAGGCCGAGCATAAGTGCTAACCTTGCTGCTTTACCAACACTGAGCCATGCCCGGGGGAAGAACATCATTCTGAATTCATACGTGCCAATGAGCAACCAAGTTTGGCAGTAGGGCAAGGACAAGATGTTCTCCCCCAGTCCTTTCATTTCGTCCAATTCCGCATATTTGCGGGCTCGCTGGTAGAAAAGCGCATGCAAATTCGAATATTTCTCGCTGACAGAAGCGGCTTGGCACCAGGTGATATACTGTAAACACACGGGAGGTCGTACACTTGGAGCAAGATCCATTGCTGCCAAATGCCTGGGACGGTGTAAAATCGGCATATAAGGATGGATTTTCTCAAAGTATATCTGGTTTCTGTTATGATATAATCAGCACAACGCAAAATACCTGAATTTGATATCAAGTTCAATACGTACAGTTCATCGATGATTTCTCGGTCAGGCAAAGGTTCCTCCAGTCCCAAACTAATCATATCCCATCCAAAATTACCCGTGCGATCTAATCCCGGTGTCAAGAATGTCTGGCTTGACTGGATATTGTTGATTTCGCCTTCGGGGGATGACATAGGCGCATCAATACTGTTTGTGAACGGGGCCGTCTCCGGGATGCTAACGAACTCTTGTGGTGCTGCGACGTTGGTGCCATTTCCTTGGCTGTTGTGGGAGGGGTTCACCTCCTGTGTCTTCAGTAAAGTTTCGACTTGGGCTGGGGAGAGCACAGCGTTAGCACTGAAACAGTATATAAAACGCATAGGCAGGTATGGCCATCTATCACATACCTAACCGCGCCTCCAGCTGCTTCACATAACCCCGCTTTGGGCCACTTTTCTTGCGCACTTCATCGTAAGCACATTCGTGGCCCAACCTGGAACAAGTACCACAGCTTGGTTTCCTCCCGTCGCATCTCAGTTTTCTTCGCCGGCAGACGACGCATGCAATGCGCTTAGGACGGGGAACGTAGTTGCTGTCCGGATCTATATGCCCGGTATGAGTCGCTGCGGGATCGTGATCCATCGAAGTATGAAGTGGCTGTGTAGAGGAGGATTGGGTGGttggatgaaagaaatgACCGTCGAGGGAGTCTGCCATGGTCTGCGGACGACACAATGAACTGCGAAGGGTGTAGACCGGATAATGATTTCAATTCGGATTGCGATTAAGTAAAGGTTGGATACCCGTCGGCAGATAGGAGGCGCCAAACCCCAATAACGCAACTATTAAAGACAGGCAGCGCCAGGAGCATTGGACGGCAAGAGAATCAAGATCATAGAGGTATCAGAAACATTCCAGACGCATAACCTGGGGGGTAGCTCTTTAGATAGAACTATTTGACCTGGATCAGATTGATTTGATGTTGTTCGAGTCCAGCGCCACCAAGACCTCAGGTTTGAAGGATTGTTGTGCAGGGGATCAGAGCAGCCGCATCACTTCAGGTACGGGGAGAAGAGATGGGAATTATGAGTAGTATATCAGCGAGCTTAGGACGTCATTTGCATATCGGAGTTGGTATCGGTAGTAGTCTTGGGACGATAAGTCACTACGCCGGCGTCCTTCTAGTCGTTACTCTTTCTGGAAGAGTCCAGACATCTCCGGCTTACGTAGTCGTTCGCCGCACCAATCAGAGCTCGCACGTCCCGTGGATCCCGACGGAGCACTTTTGACCCTGAATCTAGGGCAGAGAATAGCTATCTATCACCTCAATTCATATGAATCAATTTACTAAAACAGAAACCTCTTTCCATATTCCATATTGAATCTAGATACTGAGTGCATATAATACAAAAAATCAACGCCGCGGTATAGGACAAGTGAGCAGCATTGGAGAACAGCAAGAGAGACATGCAGAGCCCCCCAGAGCATTCAAGATCATACACCCTACGGCCAATCTAGAGATGATGTATAGTACAAAATCAACGAACCTGTCATCTCCATGCAGTCCCAACGAAAGCAAGTACAATGAGAAAAGGTATCTGGACAGACATCATGAACGCGATAGTGGTGAGGCTGTGAAAAGGAACAATCGAGCCTTGGTGGACACTATTCGCAAAGGAAGCATGGGCGCACTTGCGtaaaagggaagaggaagagacgaAAGAAGGACAATGGGATACGTTTAGCTGTATCCTCTACGACGCTTGCCCTGGTTCCGGACTCTGGGAACAACCACAGCCTTGTTGACCTTCCACTTGGGACGAGTCTTATAACCGGATTTCGCCTAGATAGAAAACGTCAGTCTTACCAGAATCGAAGACAGATATTAATAGTATTAAAAGTAGAACACATACCGGAAGACCCCAAGGACTCTTCGGATCAACGTTACCCTTGGACTTTCCTCGTCCACCACCATGGGGATGGTCCATGGCGTTCATGGCAAGACCACGGACAGTAGGACGAATGTTCAGCCAGCGCGATCGGCCAGCCTTTCCGAGCTGGCTGTACTGGTAGTTCGGGTTGCTGGCCACGCCGACGGTCGCGCAGCAATCCTTATGAATCAAGCGAACTTCACCACTTTGAAGACGAATGGTGATATGCTGCGCAACACGttcctgcttctgctgctcgcGCTGGGACAAgggcttcttctcggcaccatcttcttgagcCTGCTCGTTCTGTGCAGCCTGAGTATTGCTGCCCTTCGCAATGACGGTTGCAAAAGTACCGGCGCTACGGCAGAGCTGGCCACCCTTGTTCGGCCGCAAGCCGACATTGAATATCAATGTACCAACGGGAATCATGTGTAATGGCAAGCAGTTTCCTCTCCAAGCAGTCCTTGCGGCGAGCACACCAGGATCCACGACACCTCCCATACTTTTCCACAGGTCTTCAGGGATACCGGACATATAACTCTGAACAACATCACCAGCTCTCATTCCTTCCGCGGCCAGAATGTAGCTCAGGCGCTGGGTTTCTTGACTGCGGACCAACGCGATGTGAGCGCTTCGGCCAGGGTCATGTTCGATTCGTTCCACCAAATGAGGACCAGGAGCGGTTCGTGCAAAATCGACGATTCGAATACGGCGTTTGTGGCCACCACCACGATGGCGGATGGTTACTCGGCCAGTGTTGTTACGACCACCCTTACTTTGTCCTCGCTTGGGAAACGTCAACTTCTGTACTGGCCGTCCTTTCCAGAGGTGATCGTTGATCGGCCTCCGCAAATGCCGAATACCGGGAGTCCGGGGCTTATAAGATCGAATGAGAACGCCTGCATCATCTCGCGTAGGAGGGGGAGCAAAAGCAATGCTTGGGTCGAAAGTTGACGTCGAAGACTCCGTCGGGGGAGTCTCTTTTTCGTGCACGACACTTGAGTAGGACCTAGAAGACACCGAAGGCAGGCATCTGAACGGAAGGCGAAGGCCCGTCAAGGCCAATCGAGGTTGAAGCATGATGAGATAGGGGGGTATTaagagagaaaattaaaCGGAGCCTCCAAGAATTGATTCGGCGGAGGGTGTTCCAAATTAGGACCGCAAGCCTTCGCAACAGTGTATGCAAATGTGCCAACGGATTACTGCTTACACATGCCTGCCTGGACAAAAATGTAAAGATCAAAACACCGGTAACAAATTGACTTGACACCACCCAAAGCCCAGTCGGAGCGCTGTCAATGGCCGGTGATGAGACGTCGTCGGCCGATTCTTGCGTTGCGGAGCAAAATTGTCTTTCGGGCTTGGGTTGCTGTTGTGGCTCATGCTCCTTCACG encodes:
- a CDS encoding putative C6 transcription factor Prf (predicted protein) — translated: MDHDPAATHTGHIDPDSNYVPRPKRIACVVCRRRKLRCDGRKPSCGTCSRLGHECAYDEVRKKSGPKRGYVKQLEARLAQVETLLKTQEVNPSHNSQGNGTNVAAPQEFVSIPETAPFTNSIDAPMSSPEGEINNIQSSQTFLTPGLDRTGNFGWDMISLGLEEPLPDREIIDELNQIYFEKIHPYMPILHRPRHLAAMDLAPSVRPPVCLQYITWCQAASVSEKYSNLHALFYQRARKYAELDEMKGLGENILSLPYCQTWLLIGTYEFRMMFFPRAWLSVGKAARLALMLGLNRLDGMGLEVKQSLPPARDWTEKEERRRVFWMAFCIDRFASVGTGWPVLIDERDVKTNLPATEEAFVKSKPQRTLRVEDILAGDGLSTLSSFGSVSFMAYMFGRNLSHLHRPDPQDNDHDLNGLYWQRHRSHDNVLLHFALAMPNHLRLPAGMSDPNVIFCNMAIHTSTICLHQAAIFKAEKNRMPEQIITESKRRCIVAADQISNIMKMISHMDLTALNPFMSYSVYVAARVFVQYLKSRPDDSAARSSLGFVFTALDAMKNKNPLTESFLVQLDVDIEGTPFRDIRQAKRPRITNNVQKKVSLRTERSPIITISNDQQGRGCTPLVPVEQHQNHQSAIEEVPARPSAGPQQHYYTPSSLPSREGQSLPQLQNRNPPGSDPFAKSPFNLSSGTESGPGTDKGLSPEFTDKSSNNSPVSNDTSILNQTTIHDPSSTTYISLDPSSSLKQQQPSTSSSLNQTNHQQSHTSLDTSSAVNMSMGAGPFGAFDMGFSSQLYQTGMVTPLDSTGSEGSIPMPTWDFGAPQTSNGENVDMITTGMESLEAQWAQLLGSAPGTGTGTGWDSWRNQV
- a CDS encoding mitochondrial 54S ribosomal protein uL2m (mitochondrial/chloroplast ribosomal protein L2), whose amino-acid sequence is MLQPRLALTGLRLPFRCLPSVSSRSYSSVVHEKETPPTESSTSTFDPSIAFAPPPTRDDAGVLIRSYKPRTPGIRHLRRPINDHLWKGRPVQKLTFPKRGQSKGGRNNTGRVTIRHRGGGHKRRIRIVDFARTAPGPHLVERIEHDPGRSAHIALVRSQETQRLSYILAAEGMRAGDVVQSYMSGIPEDLWKSMGGVVDPGVLAARTAWRGNCLPLHMIPVGTLIFNVGLRPNKGGQLCRSAGTFATVIAKGSNTQAAQNEQAQEDGAEKKPLSQREQQKQERVAQHITIRLQSGEVRLIHKDCCATVGVASNPNYQYSQLGKAGRSRWLNIRPTVRGLAMNAMDHPHGGGRGKSKGNVDPKSPWGLPIQYGIWKEVSVLVN